A genome region from Lactobacillus sp. ESL0791 includes the following:
- the guaA gene encoding glutamine-hydrolyzing GMP synthase, whose protein sequence is MKDFDEIIVLDFGSQYNQLITRRLRDFGIYSELLPHDISMEKIKEIKPKGIIFSGGPNSIYDENALKVDPAIFKLGIPILGICYGMQLMSYYLGGKVEKAANSEYGRADIKVEDRQDVLFSGLPEDEYVWMSHGDLVTSAPKNFKVVASSKNCPISAIANDADNFYGIQFHAEVRNTQYGLDILHNFAFKVCKANNNWSMNDFIDLQIAAIRAEVGNKKVILGLSGGVDSSVTATLLHKAIGNQLTAIFVDHGMLRKNEGDEVMAALSRDLGVNIIRVNAQERFLSKLKGVTDPEQKRKIIGKEFIEVFSDEAKKIKDVDFLAQGTLYTDVIESGTNTAQTIKSHHNVGGLPKDMHFKLIEPLRKLFKDEVRELGEKLGIPHDLVWRQPFPGPGLGIRVLGEVTEDKLALVRESDAILRDEIKKAGLEEKIWQYFTVLPGIRSVGVMGDGRTYDYTIGIRAVTSIDGMTADFARIPWEVLQKVSTRIVDEVDHINRVVYDVTSKPPSTIEWE, encoded by the coding sequence ATGAAGGACTTTGATGAAATTATTGTGCTGGATTTTGGCAGTCAGTACAATCAATTAATCACACGGCGGCTGCGGGATTTTGGGATTTATTCCGAATTGCTGCCGCATGATATCAGTATGGAAAAAATCAAAGAAATCAAACCGAAAGGAATTATTTTTTCCGGTGGACCGAACAGTATTTATGATGAAAATGCGCTCAAAGTTGATCCCGCAATTTTTAAGCTGGGGATTCCCATCTTAGGCATCTGTTATGGGATGCAGCTGATGTCCTATTACTTGGGCGGAAAAGTTGAGAAGGCTGCCAATTCCGAATATGGCCGTGCCGATATCAAGGTGGAAGACCGGCAGGATGTGCTGTTCAGTGGCTTGCCCGAAGATGAATACGTTTGGATGAGTCACGGTGACCTCGTTACTTCTGCACCGAAGAATTTTAAGGTGGTTGCTTCAAGTAAAAATTGTCCGATTTCCGCGATTGCCAACGATGCTGATAATTTTTACGGGATTCAGTTTCATGCCGAGGTGCGCAATACCCAGTACGGCTTGGATATTTTGCATAATTTTGCTTTTAAGGTCTGCAAGGCAAACAATAATTGGTCGATGAATGATTTTATTGATTTGCAGATTGCGGCTATCCGGGCCGAAGTCGGAAATAAAAAGGTGATTCTTGGCTTATCCGGTGGCGTCGATTCAAGTGTGACAGCTACTCTGCTTCATAAAGCAATTGGCAATCAGCTGACCGCGATTTTTGTTGACCACGGAATGCTGCGTAAAAATGAGGGTGATGAGGTAATGGCCGCTCTTAGCCGCGATCTGGGCGTCAATATTATCCGGGTTAACGCTCAGGAACGTTTTTTATCTAAGCTCAAGGGCGTCACTGATCCCGAGCAAAAACGAAAGATTATCGGCAAGGAATTTATTGAAGTATTTAGTGATGAAGCCAAAAAGATTAAGGATGTTGATTTTTTGGCGCAGGGGACGCTCTATACCGATGTGATTGAGAGCGGGACGAATACCGCGCAAACGATTAAGTCACACCACAATGTTGGCGGCCTGCCTAAGGACATGCACTTCAAGCTGATTGAACCACTGCGCAAATTATTCAAGGATGAGGTGCGCGAGCTTGGTGAAAAGCTGGGGATTCCGCATGATCTAGTTTGGCGGCAGCCATTTCCGGGCCCAGGCCTGGGTATCCGGGTCTTAGGTGAGGTTACTGAAGATAAACTGGCACTGGTGCGCGAAAGTGACGCAATTCTGCGTGATGAAATTAAAAAGGCAGGCCTAGAAGAAAAGATTTGGCAATACTTTACGGTTTTGCCAGGCATTAGGTCTGTTGGCGTGATGGGCGATGGCCGGACTTACGATTACACGATTGGCATCCGGGCGGTAACTTCGATTGACGGGATGACCGCCGATTTTGCCCGGATTCCGTGGGAAGTTTTACAAAAGGTGTCAACTAGAATCGTGGACGAAGTTGATCACATTAACCGCGTCGTCTATGACGTGACGAGTAAGCCGCCGTCAACGATTGAATGGGAATAA
- a CDS encoding xanthine phosphoribosyltransferase — protein MKLLEDRIRKDGVVLPGEVLKINSFLNHQVDSDLMMAIGKEFARLFQDSNVTKVLTCEASGIAPGIMAAYELHVPMVFARKKKPSTLNDSLYTANVFSYTKKVTNKICVEQKFLHANDNLLIVDDFLAHGEAIKGMINIANQAGCQIAGVGVVVAKTFQGGSDWVKSHGYRLEALADITSFADDQVHFAGEETKI, from the coding sequence TTGAAATTATTAGAAGATCGCATTCGAAAAGACGGCGTTGTATTGCCGGGAGAAGTGCTAAAAATCAATTCATTCTTAAACCATCAAGTTGATTCTGACTTAATGATGGCAATCGGCAAAGAATTTGCCCGTCTGTTTCAAGACAGCAATGTTACCAAAGTTTTAACCTGTGAGGCATCGGGAATTGCTCCCGGCATCATGGCAGCTTATGAGCTGCATGTGCCCATGGTTTTTGCCCGGAAAAAGAAACCATCGACCCTGAATGATTCCTTATACACGGCCAATGTTTTTTCATACACGAAAAAAGTCACTAACAAAATCTGTGTGGAACAGAAATTTCTGCACGCAAATGACAACTTGCTGATTGTCGACGACTTCCTAGCTCACGGCGAGGCGATCAAGGGCATGATCAATATTGCCAACCAGGCTGGCTGCCAGATTGCCGGCGTTGGGGTTGTCGTTGCTAAAACTTTTCAGGGCGGCAGCGACTGGGTCAAAAGCCACGGTTACCGCTTGGAAGCCTTGGCTGACATAACTAGTTTTGCAGATGATCAGGTGCACTTTGCTGGAGAAGAAACAAAAATTTAA
- a CDS encoding PTS sugar transporter subunit IIC produces MKSNTMMDWMNKHITPFANKLANQRHLAAIRDTFMTILPITLFGSIFVILGAAPPVTKNSNGFLLAWASFAKQNALALTWLSTVSMSAMSIFICVGITYFLCKHYKENPLSPIMFSLVGFFMLVFDPKKLDFTGNVADISYWDGRGIIMALLISILTTEAYHAMRKHDFGRIKMPEGVPSALSESFASFVPALVIMGIDAAFFIIFHLNHTTAVKAMYSLLSPSFKVADSLPITILLTILVHLFWFFGVHDAALAGILGPIRDGNLSINAAAKLAGHELPRIFTTPFWVYFVIIGGCGSVLSLAILMSFSKSKQLKTVGRVGLVPAFFGISEPMIFGTPLMLNPIFFIPFIFTSVANATISYLCMSLGIVKKTFALFSWQMPAPIGAFLSTMDWRATVLVLALILLDAILYYPFMKVYEQNLLKEEQAE; encoded by the coding sequence ATGAAATCTAATACAATGATGGATTGGATGAATAAACATATTACGCCTTTTGCCAATAAGTTAGCTAATCAGCGTCATTTGGCAGCTATTCGTGATACATTTATGACAATTTTGCCAATCACCCTTTTTGGTTCAATATTTGTGATTCTAGGTGCAGCACCGCCAGTGACTAAAAATAGTAATGGCTTCTTATTGGCTTGGGCTAGTTTTGCTAAACAAAATGCTTTGGCCTTAACTTGGCTTAGTACTGTATCGATGAGTGCGATGTCGATTTTTATTTGTGTTGGCATAACCTATTTTCTTTGCAAACACTATAAAGAAAATCCGCTTTCTCCCATTATGTTTTCATTGGTCGGCTTTTTTATGCTGGTTTTTGACCCTAAGAAGTTGGATTTTACTGGCAATGTTGCTGATATAAGTTATTGGGATGGCCGTGGAATCATAATGGCCTTGTTAATTTCTATTTTGACCACCGAAGCATATCATGCTATGCGTAAACACGATTTTGGCAGAATTAAAATGCCTGAAGGAGTTCCTTCTGCTTTATCTGAAAGTTTTGCTTCTTTTGTGCCTGCATTGGTTATTATGGGAATAGATGCTGCCTTTTTCATTATTTTCCATCTCAACCATACTACTGCTGTTAAGGCGATGTATAGTCTTCTTTCACCTAGTTTCAAGGTGGCTGATAGTTTACCAATCACCATCTTACTAACGATTCTTGTACATCTATTTTGGTTCTTTGGTGTTCATGATGCTGCTCTTGCTGGTATTTTGGGACCAATTAGAGATGGTAATTTATCAATAAATGCCGCTGCTAAATTGGCTGGTCATGAATTACCACGAATTTTCACAACGCCATTCTGGGTTTACTTCGTAATTATCGGTGGCTGTGGTTCGGTTTTGTCTTTAGCGATTTTAATGTCTTTTTCTAAATCAAAGCAATTGAAGACAGTCGGTAGAGTAGGATTAGTACCAGCATTCTTTGGAATTTCTGAACCAATGATTTTTGGAACGCCGCTCATGCTTAATCCTATTTTCTTTATTCCGTTTATCTTTACGTCGGTGGCTAATGCGACTATCAGCTATCTGTGTATGTCCTTAGGAATAGTCAAAAAGACTTTTGCACTGTTCTCTTGGCAAATGCCTGCCCCAATCGGAGCATTTCTTTCAACAATGGATTGGCGAGCTACTGTACTAGTTTTGGCTTTAATTCTTTTAGATGCCATTCTGTATTATCCGTTTATGAAAGTTTATGAGCAAAACTTATTAAAAGAAGAACAAGCTGAATAA